One genomic window of Arcobacter lacus includes the following:
- the hsrA gene encoding homeostatic response regulator transcription factor HsrA, with the protein MRILIIEDEITLNRTLQEGLTDFGYQVDTAENYKDAEYFIDIRNYDLVLTDWMLPDGDGIELCKIVKNRSSRTAVVIISARDDKESEIEALKSGADDFIKKPFDFDILLARIEARLRFGGTNVIEIDDLVINPDEEKIEYAGEEIELKGKPFEVLTHLARHRDQIVSKEQLLDAIWEEPELVTPNVIEVAINQIRQKMDKPLNISTIETIRRRGYRFCYPNVAEDR; encoded by the coding sequence ATGAGAATCTTAATTATTGAAGATGAAATTACATTAAACAGAACATTGCAAGAAGGTTTAACAGACTTTGGTTACCAAGTAGATACTGCAGAAAATTATAAAGATGCAGAATATTTTATTGATATTAGAAATTATGATTTAGTATTAACTGATTGGATGTTACCAGATGGTGATGGAATTGAATTATGTAAAATTGTAAAAAATAGAAGTTCAAGAACTGCTGTTGTTATTATTTCTGCAAGAGATGATAAAGAATCAGAAATTGAAGCACTTAAATCTGGTGCTGATGATTTTATTAAAAAACCATTTGATTTTGATATTTTACTTGCTAGAATTGAAGCAAGATTAAGATTTGGTGGAACAAATGTAATCGAAATTGATGATTTAGTTATCAATCCAGATGAAGAAAAGATTGAATATGCTGGTGAAGAGATTGAATTAAAAGGAAAACCTTTTGAAGTTTTAACTCACTTAGCAAGACATAGAGATCAAATTGTTTCTAAAGAACAATTATTAGATGCTATTTGGGAAGAACCAGAATTAGTTACTCCAAACGTAATCGAAGTTGCGATTAACCAAATTAGACAAAAAATGGATAAGCCATTAAATATCTCTACTATTGAAACTATCAGAAGAAGAGGATATAGATTCTGTTATCCAAATGTAGCAGAGGATAGATAA
- the cobA gene encoding uroporphyrinogen-III C-methyltransferase: MAKVYLTGAGPGDVELLTLKAVKVIQNADILIYDRLVNPEILELAKEKCELVYVGKEDKKHTLPQEEINELIYQASLKYENVVRLKGGDPFVFGRGAEEALYLKQRGIKFEIIPGITSAIAVPAYAGIPVTHRGLTTSFRVVTGHENPKKKISQIEWETFLNDETIIFLMGYHNIEIISSKLLALGKRKDYPCAVISKGTTKEQQVVIGTLENIVEKSKNLPTPVMIVIGEVVNLKNQIAWFNI, from the coding sequence ATGGCAAAAGTATATTTAACAGGAGCAGGTCCTGGAGATGTTGAACTTCTTACTTTAAAAGCCGTAAAAGTTATTCAAAATGCTGATATTTTAATCTATGATAGACTAGTAAATCCTGAAATTTTAGAACTTGCAAAAGAAAAATGTGAACTAGTTTATGTGGGAAAAGAAGATAAAAAACACACTCTTCCACAAGAAGAAATAAATGAATTAATTTATCAAGCTTCTTTAAAATATGAAAATGTAGTAAGGCTAAAAGGAGGAGATCCTTTTGTTTTTGGAAGAGGAGCAGAAGAAGCTTTATATTTAAAACAAAGAGGAATAAAATTTGAAATAATTCCAGGAATTACTTCAGCAATAGCTGTTCCAGCATATGCTGGAATACCTGTAACTCACAGAGGGCTTACAACATCATTTAGAGTTGTAACAGGACATGAAAATCCAAAGAAAAAGATATCTCAAATAGAGTGGGAAACTTTTTTAAATGATGAAACGATAATTTTTCTAATGGGCTATCACAATATTGAAATAATCTCTTCAAAACTTCTAGCCTTGGGAAAAAGAAAAGATTATCCATGTGCAGTAATTTCAAAAGGAACAACAAAAGAACAGCAAGTTGTAATTGGTACTTTGGAAAATATTGTGGAAAAATCAAAAAATCTACCAACTCCAGTTATGATTGTAATAGGTGAAGTAGTAAATCTAAAAAATCAAATAGCGTGGTTTAATATTTAA
- a CDS encoding DUF779 domain-containing protein, which translates to MALKRLDVTPKAAQVIEKLKELHGELVFNQSGGCCDGTAPMCYEKGDFIVPSRNIKLGEICGCEFFIDHEQYEYFKQTFITIDVKEEKSAFGNSFSLEIDLGYQFITQSRIFTDDEYRQLLEEEKKASN; encoded by the coding sequence ATGGCTTTAAAAAGATTAGATGTTACACCAAAAGCTGCCCAAGTTATAGAAAAACTAAAAGAACTTCATGGAGAATTAGTTTTTAATCAAAGTGGTGGTTGTTGTGATGGAACAGCTCCTATGTGTTATGAAAAAGGCGATTTTATAGTTCCAAGTCGTAATATAAAGCTGGGAGAAATTTGTGGTTGTGAGTTTTTTATAGATCATGAACAATATGAATATTTCAAACAAACTTTTATAACTATTGATGTAAAAGAAGAAAAATCAGCCTTTGGAAACTCATTTTCTTTAGAAATAGATTTAGGTTATCAGTTTATAACTCAATCTAGAATTTTTACAGATGATGAATATAGACAACTTTTAGAAGAAGAAAAAAAAGCTAGCAATTAG
- a CDS encoding foldase protein PrsA, with product MKKIVSSLVASIALATVLNAADVTYATVNGENITKQDIVMALQNPNIDFDKVPQEAKTQILDQIINMKLIAQHAIDDGIEKDTKYVEAMKRIKSNLALEVWQKNEIDKVKVTEADKKDFYEKNKEKFVEPETFEASHILVKTEAEAKDIISQLDKAPNKVEKFKELSKKSLDTASAKVGGALGRFAVEQMVPEFGNSVKTLAKGTYTKTPVKTQFGYHVIYLKDKFPSKTFTYAEVEKNINQVLIGNALNKKIKELVEDLRKDAKIVIK from the coding sequence ATGAAAAAAATAGTTTCGAGTTTGGTTGCATCTATTGCATTAGCGACAGTTTTAAATGCTGCAGATGTTACTTACGCAACAGTGAATGGTGAAAACATCACAAAACAGGATATCGTAATGGCTTTACAAAATCCAAATATAGATTTTGATAAGGTACCTCAAGAAGCAAAAACACAAATTTTGGATCAAATTATAAATATGAAATTAATAGCACAACACGCTATTGATGATGGAATTGAAAAAGATACAAAATATGTAGAAGCTATGAAAAGAATAAAAAGTAATTTAGCTCTTGAAGTTTGGCAAAAAAATGAAATTGATAAAGTTAAGGTTACAGAAGCAGATAAAAAAGATTTCTATGAAAAAAATAAAGAAAAATTTGTAGAACCTGAAACTTTTGAAGCAAGTCATATCTTAGTAAAAACAGAAGCTGAAGCAAAAGACATTATTTCTCAATTAGACAAAGCTCCAAATAAAGTTGAAAAATTTAAAGAATTATCAAAAAAATCTTTAGATACAGCTTCTGCTAAAGTTGGGGGAGCATTAGGTAGATTTGCAGTTGAACAAATGGTTCCAGAATTTGGAAACTCAGTTAAAACTTTAGCAAAAGGTACTTATACAAAAACTCCTGTGAAAACACAATTTGGATATCATGTAATATATTTAAAAGATAAATTTCCTTCAAAAACTTTCACTTATGCTGAAGTAGAAAAAAATATTAATCAAGTTTTAATTGGAAATGCACTTAATAAAAAAATCAAAGAGTTAGTTGAAGATTTAAGAAAAGATGCAAAAATCGTAATCAAATAA
- a CDS encoding CoA-binding protein, with translation MECEFPTINSKSEEILEIFKNTKTIAVAGLSPDPTKASNIVAAYLQSVGFKIVPVYPKEDTILGEKVYRSLSEIPFSIDMVDIFRKPDAIALIVDEAIKRGDVKTVWFQLGLANNEAALKAKESGLNVVQNKCTKIEHKSLFN, from the coding sequence ATGGAGTGTGAATTCCCGACAATTAATTCAAAAAGTGAAGAAATTTTAGAAATTTTTAAAAATACAAAAACAATAGCAGTAGCTGGGCTTTCACCAGATCCTACTAAAGCTTCAAATATAGTTGCAGCTTATTTACAAAGTGTTGGATTTAAAATAGTTCCTGTTTATCCAAAAGAAGATACTATTTTAGGAGAAAAAGTTTATAGAAGCTTGAGCGAAATACCGTTTAGTATTGATATGGTTGATATTTTTAGAAAACCTGATGCAATTGCTTTAATTGTTGATGAAGCAATAAAAAGAGGTGATGTTAAAACTGTTTGGTTTCAATTAGGTCTAGCAAACAATGAAGCTGCTTTAAAGGCAAAAGAATCAGGACTTAATGTCGTACAAAATAAATGTACAAAGATTGAGCATAAATCTTTATTTAATTAA
- a CDS encoding aldehyde dehydrogenase family protein, producing the protein MIYARPTYKTQYENFIGGEWIAPVSGEYFDNISPVDGKLLTKIPRSNEKDVELAIQAAKKAFESYKHTSVVQRSTMLNKVADLIEKNLETLAIAETLDNGKAVRETLNADIPLVVDHFRYFASVIRAESGTVSDLDENTISQEIYEPYGVVAQIIPWNFPLLMAAWKLAPALAAGNCVVLKPASATPMSILLLMEIIQEALPKGVINIINGAGGKIGKYLSTHPDIKKVAFTGETTTGQLIMQYATENIIPSTLELGGKSPNVFFESIMDEDDEFFDKAIEGLVLFAFNSGEVCTCPSRALIQESIYEPFMKRVLERVKAIKLGNPLDTECMMGAQCSLNQKEKILSYLKVGKEEGAELLVGGDAYNSSVNPDGFYIQPTLFKGHNKMRIFQEEIFGPVLAVTTFKDEDEALAIANDTIYGLGSGVWSRDAHQLHRMSRGIEAGRVWVNCYHMYPSHASFGGYKKSGIGRETHMMMLNNYRHTKNILTSYSPNALGFF; encoded by the coding sequence ATGATTTATGCAAGACCAACGTACAAAACGCAATATGAAAACTTTATCGGTGGAGAGTGGATCGCTCCTGTTAGTGGTGAATATTTTGATAATATTTCTCCTGTTGATGGAAAACTTCTTACAAAAATTCCTAGATCAAATGAAAAAGATGTTGAATTAGCAATACAAGCTGCTAAAAAGGCATTTGAATCTTATAAGCATACATCAGTTGTACAAAGAAGTACAATGTTAAATAAAGTAGCAGATTTAATTGAAAAAAATTTAGAAACATTAGCTATTGCAGAAACATTAGATAACGGAAAAGCAGTTAGAGAAACTTTAAATGCTGATATTCCTTTAGTTGTTGATCATTTTAGATATTTTGCTTCTGTTATAAGAGCAGAATCTGGAACAGTTTCTGACTTAGATGAAAATACAATTTCTCAAGAAATTTACGAACCTTATGGTGTTGTAGCTCAAATTATTCCTTGGAATTTCCCACTTTTAATGGCTGCTTGGAAATTAGCTCCTGCATTAGCAGCTGGAAATTGTGTAGTTTTAAAACCTGCAAGTGCAACTCCAATGTCAATTTTACTTTTAATGGAAATTATTCAAGAAGCTTTACCAAAAGGTGTTATAAACATTATTAATGGAGCAGGTGGAAAAATAGGTAAATATCTTTCTACTCATCCTGATATTAAAAAAGTTGCATTTACAGGTGAAACAACAACTGGACAATTAATTATGCAATATGCAACAGAAAATATTATTCCTTCAACTTTAGAACTTGGTGGAAAATCACCAAATGTATTCTTTGAATCAATTATGGATGAAGATGATGAATTTTTTGATAAAGCAATAGAAGGTTTAGTGCTATTTGCATTTAACTCTGGTGAAGTGTGCACTTGCCCTTCAAGAGCATTAATTCAAGAATCAATATATGAACCATTTATGAAAAGAGTTTTAGAGAGAGTAAAAGCAATTAAACTTGGAAATCCACTTGATACAGAGTGCATGATGGGTGCACAATGCTCTTTAAATCAAAAAGAAAAAATCTTAAGTTATTTAAAAGTTGGAAAAGAAGAAGGTGCTGAGCTATTAGTTGGTGGAGATGCATATAATTCTTCAGTTAATCCAGATGGATTCTATATTCAACCAACTTTATTTAAAGGTCACAATAAAATGAGAATTTTCCAAGAAGAGATTTTTGGACCTGTTCTTGCAGTTACTACTTTTAAAGATGAAGATGAAGCACTTGCTATTGCAAATGATACAATCTATGGTTTAGGTTCTGGTGTTTGGTCAAGAGATGCACATCAACTTCATAGAATGAGTAGAGGTATAGAAGCAGGAAGAGTTTGGGTAAATTGTTATCATATGTATCCTTCTCATGCTTCTTTTGGTGGATATAAAAAATCTGGAATTGGAAGAGAAACTCATATGATGATGTTAAATAATTATAGACATACAAAAAATATTTTAACTTCATATAGTCCAAATGCTTTAGGATTTTTCTAA
- the fbaA gene encoding class II fructose-bisphosphate aldolase: MGVLDIVKAGVLTGSEAKKLFAYAKENNFAIPAVNVVGTDSVNAVLEAALKVNSPVIIQFSNGGAGFYAGKGLKTSDAAVLGGISGANHVHTMAKAYGIPVILHTDHAAKKLLPWIDGLIEAGAEHFAKTGRPLFTSHMLDLSEESLEENIETCVEYFKKMTKLDMMLEIELGITGGEEDGVDNSDVDNALLYTQPEEVCYAYEKLKEVGDNFTIAASFGNVHGVYKPGNVVLSPKILNNSQKYIQDKLKTSDKPVDFVFHGGSGSLLSEIREAISYGVIKMNIDTDTQWATWDGVRAYEAKYHGYLQGQIGNPEGEDKPNKNYYDPRKWLRAGQETMIARLETAFSDLCSLNKN; this comes from the coding sequence TTGGGTGTATTAGATATCGTAAAAGCTGGTGTTTTAACAGGTAGCGAAGCAAAAAAACTTTTTGCTTATGCTAAAGAAAATAATTTTGCAATTCCAGCAGTAAATGTTGTAGGAACGGATTCTGTAAATGCTGTTTTAGAAGCAGCTCTTAAAGTTAATTCTCCTGTAATTATTCAATTTTCAAATGGTGGAGCAGGATTTTATGCTGGTAAAGGTTTAAAAACTAGTGATGCTGCAGTTTTAGGTGGAATAAGTGGTGCTAACCATGTGCATACTATGGCAAAAGCTTATGGAATACCTGTAATTTTACATACAGATCACGCAGCTAAAAAGCTTTTACCTTGGATTGATGGATTAATTGAAGCTGGAGCTGAACACTTTGCAAAAACTGGACGACCTTTATTTACTTCTCATATGCTTGATTTAAGTGAAGAGAGTTTAGAAGAAAATATTGAAACATGTGTTGAATATTTTAAAAAAATGACTAAACTTGATATGATGCTAGAAATTGAACTTGGAATTACAGGTGGAGAAGAAGATGGTGTTGATAACAGTGATGTTGACAATGCTCTGCTTTATACACAGCCTGAAGAAGTTTGTTATGCTTATGAAAAATTGAAAGAAGTTGGAGATAATTTTACAATTGCTGCAAGCTTCGGAAATGTTCATGGAGTTTATAAACCAGGAAATGTAGTATTAAGTCCAAAAATTTTAAATAATTCTCAAAAATATATTCAAGATAAATTAAAAACTTCTGATAAACCAGTTGATTTCGTTTTCCATGGTGGTTCAGGTTCACTTTTAAGTGAAATTAGAGAAGCTATCTCTTATGGTGTTATTAAAATGAACATTGATACAGATACTCAATGGGCAACTTGGGATGGTGTTAGAGCTTATGAAGCTAAATATCATGGATATTTACAAGGGCAAATTGGAAATCCTGAAGGTGAAGATAAACCAAATAAAAATTATTATGATCCAAGAAAATGGTTAAGAGCTGGTCAAGAAACTATGATTGCTAGACTTGAAACTGCATTTTCGGATTTATGTTCATTAAATAAAAACTAA
- a CDS encoding HAMP domain-containing sensor histidine kinase, translated as MENKSIYKQFYNKLIIATSIFIIVLSFIFYEYAKNSFYNDIQDNLLRQAQQIEKNYISPDKFTPVRTDIQTINLIKSQKFKGINFSNFNNNGKYYIELLYPFDLKAGDFLQITRNITLERDLLYSIIFKNLFILAIPGFILMLLYSFVVSRTLLKPIIQINKKLANMDENSLSKIDKKDLPIEFHSLANSINSLTHRIGTYVKFKKELFVGIAHELKTPLAVMKLKNEVLLKKKREVNQYEEALKLTIKEIDDMNIMISSILDIGRTEGAQFEQATDLDLVEYIKNKTNDYKMLSAQKNIDISFFSNVNKLDASIQITLFNQILQNFVQNAIKFTPNNKSISIKLRKTKDEIILTVTDEGIGIEGNTDLFAPFKKIGNQSGVGLGLYLAKIAAEALKARISINNRKDDKSGCVAKLILSNTSKNN; from the coding sequence ATGGAAAATAAAAGTATTTATAAACAGTTTTATAATAAATTGATTATAGCAACTTCTATTTTCATTATTGTTCTTTCTTTTATTTTTTATGAATACGCTAAAAACTCTTTTTATAATGATATTCAAGACAATTTACTTCGTCAAGCACAGCAAATAGAAAAAAATTATATTTCTCCAGATAAATTTACTCCAGTGAGAACTGACATTCAAACTATAAACTTAATAAAAAGCCAGAAATTCAAAGGTATTAATTTTTCTAATTTTAATAATAATGGAAAATACTATATTGAATTATTATATCCATTTGATTTAAAAGCAGGAGATTTTTTACAAATAACTAGAAATATAACTTTAGAAAGAGATCTATTATATTCAATAATATTCAAAAATCTTTTTATACTCGCTATTCCTGGATTTATTTTGATGCTTTTATACTCTTTTGTAGTTTCAAGAACTTTATTAAAACCAATTATACAAATAAATAAAAAATTAGCAAATATGGATGAAAATTCTTTATCAAAAATTGATAAAAAAGATTTACCAATTGAGTTTCATTCTTTAGCAAATTCTATAAATTCTTTAACTCATAGAATTGGAACTTATGTAAAATTTAAAAAAGAATTATTTGTGGGAATTGCTCATGAATTAAAAACTCCACTTGCCGTTATGAAACTAAAAAATGAAGTTTTATTGAAGAAAAAAAGGGAAGTGAATCAATATGAAGAAGCTTTAAAACTTACTATAAAAGAGATAGATGATATGAATATTATGATTTCGTCTATTTTAGATATAGGAAGAACTGAAGGTGCACAATTTGAACAAGCAACAGATTTAGATTTAGTGGAATATATTAAAAATAAAACAAATGATTATAAAATGCTAAGTGCACAAAAGAATATTGATATTTCTTTTTTCTCAAATGTAAATAAACTTGATGCTTCTATTCAAATAACTCTTTTTAATCAAATATTACAAAATTTTGTACAAAATGCCATAAAATTTACTCCAAATAATAAATCAATATCTATAAAATTAAGAAAAACAAAAGATGAAATAATTTTAACTGTTACAGATGAAGGTATCGGTATAGAGGGAAATACAGATTTATTTGCACCATTCAAAAAAATAGGAAATCAAAGTGGTGTAGGATTGGGACTTTATTTAGCAAAAATTGCTGCAGAAGCACTAAAAGCTAGAATTTCTATAAATAATAGAAAAGATGACAAATCAGGATGTGTTGCAAAACTTATTTTAAGCAACACATCAAAAAACAATTAA
- the rpsO gene encoding 30S ribosomal protein S15, producing the protein MALDQEVKASIIAKYGKKDGDTGSSEVQIALLSEQIKVLTEHLKVFKKDHSSRLGLLKMVGKRKRLLAYLKRTDYARFTDIVSALGIRAK; encoded by the coding sequence ATGGCTTTAGATCAGGAAGTAAAAGCATCTATTATTGCAAAATACGGAAAAAAAGATGGTGATACAGGTTCATCAGAAGTTCAAATTGCTTTATTAAGCGAACAAATTAAGGTTTTAACTGAGCACTTAAAAGTGTTTAAAAAAGATCACTCTTCAAGATTAGGTCTTTTAAAAATGGTTGGAAAAAGAAAAAGATTATTAGCATACTTAAAAAGAACAGATTATGCTAGATTTACTGATATTGTAAGTGCTTTAGGAATTAGAGCTAAATAA
- a CDS encoding DHH family phosphoesterase — protein sequence MKLFHISHTDLDGYGCQLVTNEFFKDAIFYNANYGLEVKLSIKKVLDDIKNCKDEKILFIISDLNLTLQESEELDKDINELLNDGFDIKLQLLDHHITGKKSSEKFSWYYLDDKRCATQIVYDYMVEEFNAPISYLAPLVKAINAVDIWLENETKNFEFGKVLMSMITKVKEINNILFANLNREFKFYLLKNAIKFLDEENGHIKLDNEVHFMKKEFLKLDDIDDTLDNLSAVYLVKCLADIKDELTIFYKGQKGLLTYCLGSISIPANTFLRANSDYDFFIDINKKGNASFRADGKLDVSLLAAKLANGGGHVNASGCKFEDFKESIDILEVKKYVQEKLDNLS from the coding sequence ATGAAGTTATTTCATATTTCACATACAGATTTAGATGGTTATGGTTGTCAACTAGTAACTAATGAATTTTTTAAAGATGCTATTTTTTATAATGCAAATTATGGTTTAGAAGTAAAATTATCTATAAAAAAAGTACTTGATGATATAAAAAATTGTAAAGATGAAAAAATACTTTTTATTATTAGCGATTTAAATTTAACTTTACAAGAAAGTGAAGAATTAGATAAAGATATAAATGAGCTTTTGAATGATGGATTTGATATAAAATTACAATTATTAGATCATCACATAACTGGTAAAAAAAGTTCTGAGAAATTTTCTTGGTATTATTTAGATGATAAAAGATGTGCAACACAAATAGTTTATGACTATATGGTTGAGGAGTTTAATGCTCCAATTAGTTATTTAGCTCCTTTAGTTAAAGCTATAAACGCAGTTGATATTTGGCTTGAAAATGAAACAAAGAATTTTGAATTTGGAAAAGTGTTAATGTCTATGATAACTAAAGTTAAAGAGATAAATAATATTTTATTTGCAAATTTGAATAGAGAGTTTAAATTTTATTTACTTAAAAATGCTATAAAGTTTTTGGATGAAGAAAATGGACATATAAAACTTGATAATGAAGTACATTTTATGAAAAAAGAGTTTTTAAAACTTGATGATATTGATGATACTTTAGACAATCTAAGTGCTGTTTATCTTGTAAAATGTTTAGCTGATATAAAAGATGAGTTAACAATTTTTTATAAAGGACAAAAAGGGCTTCTAACTTACTGTTTAGGCTCTATTTCAATTCCAGCAAATACTTTTCTAAGAGCAAATAGTGATTATGATTTTTTTATTGATATAAATAAAAAAGGAAACGCTTCATTTAGAGCTGATGGAAAACTTGATGTTTCTCTTCTTGCTGCAAAACTTGCAAATGGTGGAGGTCACGTAAATGCGAGTGGTTGTAAGTTTGAAGATTTTAAAGAATCAATAGATATTTTAGAAGTAAAAAAATATGTACAAGAAAAGTTAGATAATTTATCATAA
- a CDS encoding RrF2 family transcriptional regulator: MLLTKKSEYALLSLISIAKSSEPKNVDVLSKELDISKSFLAKIMQNLAKHELVISHRGVNGGFLLKKPLEDITVLEIVEAAEERMPMVFECSPSLQSCPNNKAKFCTIWPLLNNLQFKVNDFLSKLTLKDIA; encoded by the coding sequence ATGTTATTAACAAAAAAGAGTGAGTATGCATTACTTTCTTTGATATCTATTGCAAAAAGCAGTGAACCAAAGAATGTTGATGTTTTATCAAAAGAATTAGATATATCAAAATCATTTTTAGCAAAAATTATGCAAAATCTAGCAAAACACGAACTTGTAATATCTCATAGAGGAGTAAATGGTGGATTTTTATTAAAAAAACCTTTGGAAGATATTACAGTTTTGGAAATAGTTGAAGCTGCTGAAGAAAGAATGCCTATGGTTTTTGAGTGTTCACCATCTTTACAAAGTTGTCCAAATAATAAAGCAAAATTTTGTACAATTTGGCCTTTATTAAATAATCTACAATTTAAAGTAAATGATTTTTTATCAAAATTAACTCTAAAAGATATTGCATAA
- a CDS encoding glycosyl transferase, which yields MNFKKYIKAVATGPKGNKDLTIDETADAIEQILLNKVTPAQAAAFLIGWRTKYETNEELKGAILALRKFMKFKKIEDSIELGYSFDGRCENPFLFPLYEEVLKNFYKNNQDVKRLNLVISGDYLQPAKVGITTKDIFLHIDQGQYIHYFNRVEYLKELSDMTALRQELGLRTAFNTVERLLNPSLSEYGVTTAFHKPYVQKYLDIFSSHFKKVVVLKGSEGSPEVFKDGKYWMKEDKNIIESSFSLKDFGIDYREEFNNITLEESLNIIKNPDNNTLKLAKFNIALILLFANRVKSLDEAWQRLN from the coding sequence ATGAATTTTAAGAAATATATAAAAGCTGTAGCAACAGGTCCAAAAGGAAATAAAGATTTAACTATAGATGAAACTGCTGACGCAATAGAACAAATATTATTAAATAAAGTAACTCCTGCTCAAGCTGCAGCATTTTTGATAGGTTGGAGAACAAAATATGAAACAAATGAAGAATTAAAAGGTGCAATTTTAGCACTTAGAAAATTTATGAAATTTAAAAAAATAGAAGATTCTATCGAACTTGGATACTCTTTTGATGGAAGATGTGAAAATCCATTTTTATTTCCATTATATGAAGAAGTTTTAAAAAATTTTTATAAAAATAACCAAGATGTAAAAAGACTAAATTTAGTTATTTCAGGTGATTATTTACAACCTGCAAAAGTTGGAATAACAACAAAAGATATTTTTTTACATATTGATCAAGGTCAATATATTCATTATTTTAATAGGGTAGAATATTTAAAAGAATTAAGTGATATGACAGCTTTAAGACAAGAGTTAGGTTTGAGAACAGCTTTTAATACAGTAGAAAGACTTTTAAATCCAAGTCTAAGTGAATATGGAGTGACTACAGCTTTTCACAAACCTTATGTTCAAAAATATTTAGATATTTTCTCTTCTCACTTTAAAAAGGTCGTAGTTTTAAAAGGTAGTGAGGGAAGTCCAGAAGTTTTTAAAGATGGTAAATATTGGATGAAAGAAGACAAAAATATCATTGAAAGTAGTTTTTCTTTAAAAGATTTTGGTATAGACTATCGAGAAGAGTTTAATAATATAACTTTAGAAGAATCATTAAATATCATAAAAAATCCAGATAATAATACATTAAAACTTGCGAAGTTTAATATTGCTTTAATTCTTTTATTTGCTAACAGAGTTAAATCCTTGGATGAAGCTTGGCAAAGATTAAATTGA